One window of the Haloarcula halobia genome contains the following:
- a CDS encoding DUF1405 domain-containing protein: protein MEPERGPLPRRYARYYLENTPSLVWLIVVNVVAMLVGVRYYVETMPDVSTFLWPLYADSPAALFLMTLSLVTLVPFLGRSLDDVPVSVPLAYLHTIALVWLVKMGLWTFVALNLGFDAYFPAPWAYFGIIVTHLGFVAEGLLVPHYARTTRGALATALVVALANDVVDYGFGYFPPLRYEPGLALVAASVGLSVGAVAIAWYLLPRLGEGAR from the coding sequence ATGGAGCCCGAACGGGGGCCGCTCCCGCGCCGCTACGCCCGGTACTACCTGGAGAACACGCCGAGCCTGGTGTGGCTCATCGTCGTCAACGTCGTCGCGATGCTGGTCGGGGTCCGCTACTACGTCGAGACCATGCCGGACGTCTCGACGTTCCTCTGGCCGCTGTACGCCGACTCGCCCGCCGCGCTGTTCCTGATGACGCTGTCGCTGGTGACGCTGGTGCCGTTTCTCGGCCGGTCGCTGGACGACGTCCCCGTCTCGGTTCCACTCGCGTACCTCCATACCATCGCCCTCGTCTGGCTGGTCAAGATGGGCCTGTGGACGTTCGTCGCGCTCAACCTCGGGTTCGACGCCTACTTCCCGGCCCCGTGGGCGTACTTCGGCATCATCGTCACCCACCTCGGGTTCGTCGCCGAGGGGCTGTTGGTCCCACACTACGCCCGGACGACCCGTGGCGCGCTGGCGACGGCGCTGGTCGTCGCTCTGGCAAACGACGTGGTCGACTACGGGTTCGGGTACTTCCCGCCGCTCAGGTACGAGCCCGGTCTCGCTCTCGTCGCTGCCTCCGTCGGGCTCTCTGTCGGCGCCGTCGCCATCGCGTGGTATCTGTTGCCGAGACTCGGTGAGGGGGCTCGATAA
- a CDS encoding DUF5802 family protein, giving the protein MFEQFSRGYYLGRLYVEPTDDRAATMCREQHERVNQQLYATGEGIERTDLPLVMKLGARHFAVHGDQEVPADTLAIPRDVLEEMGVRNPPSLREVFLAKADHAAQLLSVAEGTPATPERAE; this is encoded by the coding sequence ATGTTCGAACAGTTCTCCCGCGGATATTACCTCGGTCGGCTCTACGTCGAACCGACCGACGACCGTGCGGCCACGATGTGTCGCGAACAACACGAGCGAGTCAACCAGCAGCTGTACGCCACCGGCGAGGGCATAGAGCGCACAGACCTCCCGCTGGTGATGAAGCTCGGCGCCCGACACTTCGCGGTCCACGGGGACCAGGAGGTCCCCGCCGACACGCTGGCGATTCCCCGGGACGTCCTCGAGGAGATGGGCGTCCGGAACCCGCCGAGTCTCCGCGAGGTCTTCCTCGCGAAGGCCGACCACGCCGCCCAGCTGCTCTCGGTCGCGGAGGGGACGCCGGCCACGCCCGAGCGGGCCGAGTAG
- a CDS encoding Vms1/Ankzf1 family peptidyl-tRNA hydrolase, producing MLDRLLGRAALKERVEALEAEKHHLERQLEAEEERRAEATTKRQEAEREVNQLEDRVAQLEDRVRRLADSDGDRSFRSEEQLRGERLTAVLDRLESFETGPEGVFTAYVAAESDLPESVRDAFGDRAELVARAAPCLAVTDDAGLLSACLSVPVPPDPFASWGDQVRLERSWFEPTGEYAVALVRSDLFALGEYRGRERTGFHGFDSDLKSQHSKGGFSQSRFERLRDQQIDTHLDRCRAAIETVSPERLYVVGERSVIHEFAALATVTRAVDATGDPEPALDDAVRSLWTVRLRVP from the coding sequence ATGCTGGACCGGTTGCTCGGCCGAGCGGCGCTGAAAGAGCGCGTCGAGGCCCTCGAAGCGGAGAAGCACCACCTCGAACGGCAACTCGAGGCCGAGGAGGAACGGCGGGCCGAGGCCACGACGAAGCGCCAGGAGGCTGAACGCGAGGTCAACCAGCTCGAGGACCGCGTCGCGCAACTCGAGGACCGCGTCAGGCGCCTGGCCGACAGCGACGGTGACCGGTCCTTCCGCAGCGAGGAACAGCTCCGGGGCGAGCGCCTGACCGCGGTGCTCGACCGCCTGGAGTCCTTCGAGACGGGTCCGGAGGGCGTGTTCACTGCCTACGTCGCCGCCGAGAGCGACCTCCCCGAGTCGGTCCGCGACGCCTTCGGCGACCGGGCCGAACTCGTCGCGCGTGCCGCCCCCTGCCTCGCGGTCACCGACGACGCCGGCCTGCTGTCGGCCTGTCTCTCGGTCCCCGTCCCACCGGACCCGTTTGCCTCGTGGGGGGACCAGGTGCGACTGGAGCGGTCGTGGTTCGAACCCACCGGCGAGTACGCCGTCGCACTGGTACGGTCGGACCTCTTTGCCCTCGGGGAGTACCGGGGCCGCGAGCGGACCGGCTTCCACGGGTTCGACTCGGACCTGAAGAGCCAGCACTCGAAGGGCGGGTTCTCCCAGTCGCGGTTCGAGCGCCTCCGCGACCAGCAGATCGACACCCACCTCGACCGGTGTCGGGCGGCCATCGAGACGGTGTCGCCGGAGCGGCTGTACGTCGTCGGGGAGCGGTCGGTCATCCACGAGTTCGCGGCTCTCGCCACGGTGACCCGCGCCGTCGACGCGACGGGCGACCCCGAACCCGCGCTCGACGACGCCGTCCGGTCGCTGTGGACGGTCCGCCTCCGAGTGCCATAA
- a CDS encoding DUF1611 domain-containing protein: MELAVLAHETFPDHAKTAVGLLRYGDHEVRAVLDRDLAGDRVHDHLPDVQDAPIVASMADAPDVDALLIGISPIGGGFDESWRPDVREALERGCDVLSGLHFFLAEDEEFVRLADEHDAELHDIREPPEDLTVAEGTAGDVDARVVTTVGTDCSTGKMTASYELRDAARERGIDAEVVPTGQTGVAIEGWGIVVDRAIADYAAGAVERLVQTPTDADLLIVEGQGALAHPAYSGVTTSILHGSAPDALVLCHEQDHQAIRGYESVRIPPLDEYVELYERLADPVAEASVVAGMLNTRGFDGPAAEAAVATYGEAIDVPATDPVRFGVTDDVLDAIL; the protein is encoded by the coding sequence ATGGAACTCGCAGTCCTCGCCCACGAGACGTTTCCCGACCACGCGAAGACCGCCGTGGGACTGCTGCGCTACGGCGACCACGAGGTGCGGGCCGTCCTCGACCGCGACCTGGCCGGCGACAGGGTCCACGACCACCTCCCCGACGTCCAGGACGCCCCCATCGTCGCCTCGATGGCCGACGCCCCCGACGTCGACGCACTCCTCATCGGTATCTCGCCCATCGGCGGCGGGTTCGACGAGTCCTGGCGACCCGACGTTCGCGAGGCGCTCGAACGCGGCTGTGACGTCCTCTCGGGCCTGCACTTCTTCCTGGCCGAGGACGAAGAGTTCGTTCGACTCGCCGACGAGCACGACGCCGAACTCCACGACATCCGCGAGCCCCCCGAAGACCTCACCGTCGCCGAGGGCACCGCCGGCGACGTCGACGCCCGCGTCGTCACCACCGTCGGCACGGACTGCTCGACGGGGAAGATGACCGCCTCCTACGAACTCAGGGACGCCGCCCGCGAACGGGGCATCGACGCCGAAGTCGTCCCGACCGGACAGACCGGCGTCGCCATCGAGGGGTGGGGCATCGTCGTCGACCGGGCCATCGCCGACTACGCGGCCGGGGCCGTCGAGCGCCTGGTCCAGACGCCCACGGACGCAGACCTGCTCATCGTCGAGGGTCAGGGGGCACTCGCCCACCCCGCCTACTCCGGCGTGACGACGAGCATCCTCCACGGGTCGGCCCCCGACGCGCTCGTCCTGTGTCACGAGCAGGACCACCAGGCGATCCGGGGCTACGAGTCGGTCCGCATCCCGCCGCTGGACGAGTACGTCGAGCTCTACGAGCGCCTGGCCGACCCCGTCGCCGAGGCGTCCGTCGTCGCCGGCATGTTGAACACGCGCGGCTTCGACGGGCCGGCCGCCGAGGCCGCCGTCGCCACCTACGGAGAGGCCATCGACGTCCCGGCGACCGACCCCGTCCGCTTCGGCGTCACCGACGACGTCCTCGACGCAATCCTATGA
- a CDS encoding dipeptide epimerase, with translation MNGSVERFDLPIAAPFGIARGTTRTSASVVVELTHEGTTGVGAVTPSSYYDETAESVVAVLPDLLGIVESVGDPHAGQHVERRLRAHAPDQPAARSAVSIALADLSARTLGVPLYQQWGLDPDAVPPTTYTVGIDTPAEMASKAEAAVEAGFSLLKVKLGTDDDRGRLDAVRDAAPDAELRVDANAAWSADEAVSAVDWLEDTGVTMLEQPVAADDLDGLRTVTEATSIPVAADESCVAPSDVPRVADACDIVNAKLVKCGGVRAAKRLLHAADAHGLETMLGCMVESNAAIAAAVHLAPLVDYVDLDGALLLAADPYEGVALEGEVFDLRSVQAGTGARRADGLESTTETVN, from the coding sequence ATGAACGGGTCCGTCGAACGGTTCGACCTCCCGATCGCCGCGCCCTTCGGCATCGCCCGCGGGACGACCCGCACGAGCGCGTCCGTCGTCGTCGAGCTGACCCACGAAGGGACGACCGGCGTCGGGGCCGTCACCCCCTCGTCGTACTACGACGAGACGGCCGAGAGCGTCGTCGCGGTGCTCCCCGATCTGCTGGGGATCGTCGAGTCGGTGGGCGACCCCCACGCCGGCCAGCACGTCGAGCGGCGACTGCGCGCGCACGCGCCAGACCAACCCGCGGCCCGCAGCGCCGTCTCCATCGCCCTGGCCGACCTGTCGGCCCGCACGCTCGGGGTCCCGCTCTACCAGCAGTGGGGCCTCGACCCGGACGCCGTCCCGCCGACCACCTACACCGTCGGCATCGACACCCCCGCGGAGATGGCGAGCAAGGCCGAGGCGGCCGTCGAAGCGGGCTTTTCGCTCCTGAAGGTGAAGCTCGGGACCGACGACGACCGGGGCCGCCTCGACGCCGTGCGGGACGCGGCCCCCGACGCCGAGCTCAGGGTCGACGCCAACGCGGCCTGGTCGGCCGACGAGGCCGTTTCGGCCGTCGACTGGCTCGAGGACACCGGTGTGACCATGCTGGAACAGCCGGTCGCTGCCGACGACCTGGATGGACTGCGGACCGTGACCGAGGCCACGTCGATTCCCGTGGCGGCCGACGAATCGTGTGTCGCCCCGAGCGACGTCCCACGGGTGGCCGACGCCTGCGATATCGTCAACGCGAAACTCGTCAAGTGCGGCGGCGTCCGGGCCGCCAAGCGCCTCTTGCATGCGGCCGACGCCCACGGCCTCGAGACGATGCTCGGCTGCATGGTCGAGTCGAACGCCGCCATCGCGGCGGCCGTCCACCTCGCGCCGCTGGTCGACTACGTGGACCTCGACGGGGCGCTGTTGCTGGCCGCGGACCCCTACGAGGGCGTCGCGCTGGAGGGGGAGGTCTTCGACCTCCGGTCGGTCCAGGCGGGGACGGGCGCCCGGCGGGCGGACGGACTCGAGTCGACGACCGAGACCGTGAACTAG
- a CDS encoding redoxin domain-containing protein: MVSTGDTAPTFTATVANGEVEAFDLDDELGDGPVVLAFFPGAFTPPCSNEMIALQDHLDDFEAAGATIFGVSADSAFSQNAFRDEHDLDFPLVSDMDRDAIEAYDQRIDIEDLGLLGVANRSVFVVDDDGTVTYSWVADDPTNEPDYAELIEAVENA, from the coding sequence ATGGTTTCCACTGGTGACACAGCCCCGACGTTTACCGCAACGGTCGCAAACGGCGAAGTCGAAGCGTTCGACCTGGACGACGAACTAGGCGACGGCCCGGTCGTCCTCGCCTTCTTCCCCGGCGCGTTCACGCCGCCGTGCTCGAACGAGATGATCGCGCTCCAGGACCACCTCGACGACTTCGAGGCCGCCGGCGCGACCATCTTCGGCGTCAGCGCCGACTCCGCGTTCTCCCAGAACGCCTTCCGCGACGAGCACGACCTGGACTTCCCCCTCGTCAGCGACATGGACCGCGACGCCATCGAGGCCTACGACCAGCGCATCGACATCGAGGACCTCGGCCTGCTGGGCGTCGCGAACCGCTCGGTGTTCGTCGTCGACGACGACGGCACGGTGACCTACAGCTGGGTCGCCGACGACCCGACCAACGAGCCCGACTACGCGGAACTGATCGAGGCCGTCGAGAACGCGTAG
- a CDS encoding gamma carbonic anhydrase family protein, producing MDSREYEFEGDSPEIHGYAHVSRESTVVGDVTIGANANVWPGAVLRGDVGPVEVGRQSAIGDGAILHASMVGEKVMVGHGAVLNDAEVRDGALVGFNSTVSEAVIGDHSIVAMGTVVPPGYEVPAESFVRGSPATVTPLAETNIDPDQVFEAFSSGDYANLAARHEDLFE from the coding sequence ATGGACAGCCGTGAGTACGAGTTCGAGGGCGACTCGCCGGAGATACACGGATACGCACACGTCAGCCGCGAGTCGACCGTCGTCGGCGACGTGACTATCGGGGCCAACGCGAACGTCTGGCCGGGGGCCGTGTTGCGGGGCGACGTCGGCCCGGTCGAGGTCGGCAGACAGAGCGCCATCGGTGACGGCGCGATTCTCCACGCCTCGATGGTCGGCGAGAAAGTGATGGTGGGCCACGGCGCCGTGCTCAACGACGCCGAGGTCCGCGACGGCGCGCTCGTGGGCTTCAACTCCACCGTCAGCGAGGCGGTCATCGGCGATCACTCCATCGTCGCGATGGGCACCGTCGTCCCCCCGGGCTACGAGGTGCCGGCGGAGTCGTTCGTCCGGGGCAGTCCCGCGACGGTCACGCCCCTGGCGGAGACGAACATCGATCCCGACCAGGTGTTCGAGGCGTTCTCGTCGGGTGACTACGCGAACCTGGCCGCGCGTCACGAGGACCTCTTCGAGTGA
- a CDS encoding DUF7504 family protein yields MTDPDPRPGTNTLVMAPSLSSAKRSTCLSLLEADRRQRLDVLRITYSASPAELVESWRETHGTLPGRMGIVVVGDGAGIGRPSDEDLPESVFVTTANPNDITGLGMRLNNYLADVEPESQLAVCFDSLTELLQFADVQSAFKFLHMFTGQLREVGAVAHFHLDPGAHDDQTISRLKPVFDEAVDCA; encoded by the coding sequence ATGACAGACCCGGACCCCCGGCCCGGGACGAACACCCTCGTGATGGCGCCGTCGCTGAGCAGCGCCAAGCGGTCGACCTGTCTCTCCCTGCTCGAGGCCGACAGGCGCCAGCGACTCGACGTGTTGCGAATCACCTACTCGGCGTCGCCGGCGGAACTGGTCGAGTCCTGGCGCGAGACCCACGGCACTCTCCCCGGCCGGATGGGCATCGTCGTCGTCGGGGACGGCGCGGGAATCGGGCGGCCGAGCGACGAGGACCTGCCCGAGAGCGTCTTCGTCACGACGGCCAACCCCAACGACATCACCGGCCTGGGGATGCGCCTCAACAACTACCTGGCCGACGTCGAACCGGAGAGCCAGCTGGCCGTCTGCTTCGACTCGCTGACCGAACTCCTCCAGTTCGCCGACGTCCAGTCGGCGTTCAAGTTCCTCCACATGTTCACCGGCCAGCTGCGCGAGGTGGGCGCGGTTGCGCACTTCCATCTGGACCCCGGTGCCCACGACGACCAGACTATCAGTCGGCTGAAGCCGGTCTTCGACGAGGCCGTCGACTGTGCCTGA
- a CDS encoding ATPase domain-containing protein, whose product MPVHTGSQTLDEILDGGIPENRTVLVTGGPGTGKSTLAMQFLQAGLDRGEDCLFISTEQTFEELADSFSAFDFRMDDENLTVTSLHATPGQTVDGDSERELTLETLEGGTMLGGEYSAPFESKYITQYLERFAPADRVVLDSVSGLSAIGDDRDVFRRTLLDFIRLLNDEFGATAMFTAEESEPSLAQSDVKTVAASDAVQFNAHGVLRLWRKNVGGDYHRFLEVVKMRGVDHDSRIHELTFTPAGIRVSPRLRTHPGEFVPSDHMATGIPGLDALLGGGIVYGGTLLLKHDGQASPHSILTNLMAQAVDDGMAIGIAPPVELPPKRLRSIIDDRIGDMDEMLNDDQLFLIDFADIWENTRRNVFKPHTYEDEDTAGVFRTIDDRRGDQSMFTVLNVESQLPVLENDELRQVRFWEEQNFYRADDTTMYLFNPATLSDELAAFYENGAWQTLETWVSENGLQYLELQKSPSGFMGATRLVEYVQSEPYMRIQQPPGAGTSVPRRESPTSPEGQ is encoded by the coding sequence ATGCCTGTTCACACAGGGAGTCAGACGCTCGACGAAATCCTCGACGGGGGCATCCCCGAGAACCGGACCGTGCTCGTCACCGGAGGGCCGGGGACGGGGAAGTCGACGCTCGCGATGCAGTTCCTGCAGGCGGGACTGGACCGCGGCGAAGACTGCCTCTTTATCAGCACCGAGCAGACGTTCGAGGAGCTCGCGGACTCGTTTTCCGCGTTCGACTTCCGGATGGACGACGAGAACCTCACCGTCACGTCGCTGCACGCGACGCCGGGACAGACCGTCGACGGCGACAGTGAGCGCGAGCTGACCCTGGAGACGCTCGAGGGCGGCACGATGCTGGGCGGCGAGTACTCCGCCCCGTTCGAGTCGAAGTACATCACCCAGTACCTAGAGCGGTTCGCCCCGGCCGACCGCGTCGTGCTCGACTCGGTGTCGGGGCTGTCGGCCATCGGGGACGACCGGGACGTCTTCCGGCGGACGCTGCTCGATTTCATCCGCCTCCTCAACGACGAGTTCGGCGCGACGGCGATGTTCACCGCCGAGGAGTCCGAACCGTCGCTGGCCCAGTCGGACGTCAAGACGGTCGCCGCCAGCGACGCGGTGCAGTTCAACGCCCACGGCGTCCTGCGACTCTGGCGGAAGAACGTCGGCGGCGACTACCACCGGTTCCTCGAGGTGGTGAAGATGCGCGGGGTCGACCACGACTCGCGTATCCACGAGCTGACGTTCACGCCGGCGGGTATCCGCGTCTCGCCGCGCCTGCGGACCCACCCCGGGGAGTTCGTCCCCTCGGACCACATGGCGACCGGGATCCCGGGCCTCGATGCGCTCCTGGGTGGGGGTATCGTCTACGGCGGGACGTTGCTGCTGAAACACGACGGGCAGGCCAGTCCCCACTCTATCCTGACGAACCTCATGGCGCAGGCTGTCGACGACGGGATGGCAATCGGCATCGCTCCGCCCGTGGAACTGCCGCCGAAGCGGCTCCGCAGTATCATCGACGACCGAATCGGCGACATGGACGAGATGTTGAACGACGACCAGCTCTTCCTCATCGACTTTGCCGACATCTGGGAGAACACCCGCCGCAACGTGTTCAAGCCCCACACGTACGAGGACGAGGACACGGCCGGGGTCTTCCGGACCATCGACGACCGGCGGGGCGACCAGTCGATGTTCACCGTCCTCAACGTCGAGTCACAGCTCCCGGTCCTGGAGAACGACGAACTCCGGCAGGTCCGCTTCTGGGAGGAGCAGAACTTCTACCGGGCCGACGACACGACGATGTACCTGTTCAACCCCGCGACGCTGTCGGACGAACTCGCGGCGTTCTACGAGAACGGGGCCTGGCAGACCCTGGAGACGTGGGTCTCGGAGAACGGACTGCAGTACCTCGAGCTCCAGAAGTCACCCAGCGGATTCATGGGTGCGACTCGCCTCGTCGAGTACGTGCAAAGCGAGCCCTACATGCGGATTCAGCAGCCACCGGGCGCGGGGACGAGCGTTCCCCGGCGCGAGTCACCCACCTCTCCGGAGGGTCAGTAG
- a CDS encoding universal stress protein: MYDHVLVATDGSSGSVETISHAIAIARDNDAVLHGLYVVDKRLHQAAEKDAKADVRQSLEEEGEVALDDVAVRGEEAGLEVRTTMAEGIPYKTIVEYADREDVDLVTIGTHGRTGRDRVANLGSVSERVVENSPVPVLIVHIE; encoded by the coding sequence ATGTACGACCACGTACTCGTCGCGACCGACGGCAGTTCGGGCTCTGTCGAGACGATTTCGCACGCGATCGCCATCGCACGCGACAACGACGCGGTGTTACACGGCCTCTATGTCGTCGACAAGCGACTGCATCAGGCGGCCGAGAAAGACGCTAAAGCGGACGTCCGACAGTCGCTCGAAGAGGAAGGCGAGGTGGCGCTCGACGACGTCGCCGTCCGCGGCGAGGAGGCGGGTCTGGAGGTCCGGACGACGATGGCGGAGGGTATCCCGTACAAGACCATCGTCGAGTACGCCGACCGCGAGGACGTCGATCTGGTCACGATCGGGACCCACGGCCGGACCGGGCGCGACCGGGTCGCCAACCTCGGGAGTGTCTCGGAACGGGTCGTCGAGAACTCGCCGGTCCCGGTGCTGATCGTCCACATCGAGTGA
- the thrS gene encoding threonine--tRNA ligase, whose product MSTVTVTLPDGSTLEMESGSTVEDVAYEIGPGLGKDTVAGVVDGELVDRHTPIESDVTLEIVTESSDEYLDVLRHSAAHVFAQALQREFPEATLTIGPWTDDGFYYDITGVDLDEDDLEAISEEAQEIIEADYDIERELVDREAAFERYEDNPFKQDILETEAADEDPVSFYTQGEFYDLCQGPHVESTGEIGGFALLEISAAFWRGEEDNETLTRVYGTAFPTEDELDEFLENRRKAKERDHRKIGQEMDLFSIDDTTGPGLPLYEPNGKKILNELSEYVAGLNRDAGYDEVETPHVFRTELWKKSGHYDNYVDDMFLLDVNDEEYGLKPMNCPGHATIFDQKSWSYRDLPVRYFEDGKVYRKEQRGELSGLSRTWAFTIDDGHLFVRPDQIEEEVLAIMDIILDTLDTFNLDYTVQFATRPEKSVGGDEIWEKAESQLESVLEGQDIDYVVEEGDGAFYGPKIDFAFEDALGRHWDGPTVQLDFNMPERFDLTYTGEDNEDHRPVIIHRALFGSYERFFMVLTEHYNGKFPTWLAPEQVRILPVSDDNIPYCEAIADDLGDVRVEIEDRSWTVGRKIQQAHDDRVPYMLIIGDDEEDDGTISVRDRKENEEKDVDLGEFRDHLHTEIDQKRTAVTFFAGR is encoded by the coding sequence ATGAGTACGGTCACGGTCACGCTGCCGGACGGCTCCACGCTCGAGATGGAGTCCGGGAGCACGGTCGAAGACGTCGCCTACGAAATCGGGCCCGGACTCGGCAAGGACACCGTCGCCGGCGTGGTGGACGGCGAGCTGGTCGACAGACACACGCCCATCGAGTCCGACGTCACACTGGAGATCGTCACGGAGAGCAGCGACGAGTACCTCGACGTGCTCCGTCACTCCGCCGCCCACGTCTTCGCGCAGGCGCTCCAGCGCGAGTTCCCCGAGGCGACGCTCACGATCGGACCGTGGACCGACGACGGCTTCTACTACGATATCACCGGCGTCGACCTGGACGAGGACGACCTGGAAGCCATCAGCGAGGAAGCCCAGGAGATCATCGAAGCGGACTACGACATCGAGCGCGAACTGGTCGACCGCGAGGCGGCCTTCGAGCGCTACGAGGACAACCCGTTCAAGCAGGACATCCTCGAAACGGAAGCGGCCGACGAGGACCCCGTCTCCTTCTACACCCAGGGCGAGTTCTACGACCTCTGTCAGGGCCCCCACGTCGAGTCGACCGGCGAGATCGGCGGGTTCGCCCTGCTGGAGATCTCGGCGGCGTTCTGGCGCGGCGAGGAGGACAACGAGACGCTGACGCGCGTCTACGGGACGGCGTTCCCAACCGAAGACGAACTCGACGAGTTCCTCGAGAACCGCCGGAAGGCAAAGGAACGGGACCACCGGAAGATCGGCCAGGAGATGGACCTGTTCTCCATCGACGACACGACCGGGCCGGGCCTGCCGCTGTACGAGCCAAACGGCAAGAAGATCCTCAACGAACTGTCCGAGTACGTCGCCGGCCTCAACCGCGACGCCGGCTACGACGAGGTCGAGACGCCCCACGTCTTCCGGACGGAACTCTGGAAGAAGTCCGGGCACTACGACAACTACGTCGACGACATGTTCCTGCTGGACGTCAACGACGAGGAGTACGGCCTGAAGCCGATGAACTGCCCGGGCCACGCGACCATCTTCGACCAGAAGTCCTGGTCCTATCGCGACCTCCCGGTCCGGTACTTCGAGGACGGGAAGGTCTATCGGAAGGAACAGCGCGGCGAACTCTCGGGACTCTCGCGCACCTGGGCGTTCACCATCGACGACGGCCACCTGTTCGTCCGCCCGGACCAGATCGAGGAGGAAGTGCTGGCCATCATGGACATCATCCTCGACACGCTGGACACCTTCAACCTCGACTACACCGTCCAGTTCGCCACCCGCCCCGAGAAGAGCGTCGGGGGCGACGAGATCTGGGAGAAAGCCGAGTCACAGCTCGAATCGGTCCTCGAGGGCCAGGACATCGACTACGTCGTCGAAGAGGGCGACGGTGCCTTCTACGGCCCGAAGATCGACTTCGCCTTCGAGGACGCGCTTGGCCGCCACTGGGACGGCCCCACCGTCCAGCTGGACTTCAACATGCCCGAGCGGTTCGACCTGACCTACACCGGCGAGGACAACGAGGACCACCGCCCGGTCATCATCCACCGCGCGCTCTTTGGCTCCTACGAGCGGTTCTTCATGGTGCTGACCGAGCACTACAACGGGAAGTTCCCCACGTGGCTGGCGCCCGAACAGGTCCGCATCCTCCCGGTCAGCGACGACAACATCCCCTACTGCGAGGCGATCGCCGACGACCTGGGCGACGTCCGCGTCGAGATCGAGGACCGCTCGTGGACCGTCGGCCGCAAGATCCAGCAGGCCCACGACGACCGGGTGCCCTACATGCTCATCATCGGTGACGACGAGGAGGACGACGGCACGATATCCGTGCGCGACCGCAAGGAGAACGAGGAGAAAGACGTCGACCTCGGCGAGTTCCGCGACCACCTCCACACCGAGATCGACCAGAAGCGGACCGCCGTCACCTTCTTTGCCGGACGGTAA